The Halostella limicola genome includes the window GAGAACGTCCCACTATGTACGACGACGTACTGATGCCGACGGACGGGAGCGAGGGGACGGTGACGGCGCTCGAGCACGCCCGCGAGATCGCGGGCAACCACGACGCGACCCTCCACGTGGTCCACGTCGTCGACCGGCGGGTGTACCTCGCGGCGGGCAAGGACGAGCAGGACGAGGTGCTCGACGGTCTCCAGTCGGACGGCGAGGACGCCATCGACACCGTGGTCGACCGGCTCGGCGGTGACGGGCTCGACGTGGTGACGGAACTCCGGGAGGGCGTCCCGCACCGCGAACTGCTCGACTACGCCGAGGAACACGACATCGACCTGATCGCGATCGGCACCCACGGCCGTTCGAGTCGCGACCAGATCGTCAACATGGGCAGCGTCACCGAGAAGGTCGTCGACAACTCCGAGCGCCCCGTTCTGGTCGTCCACATCGAGGAGAGCTAGGGGATCTCCCTACAGGCATTTCCGCCGGCGGTCCTAAGGTGAGACCCATGCAGTCGATCGCCATCGTCGGGGCCGGCGTCGCCGGACTGGGTGCCGCCTACGCTCTTCGGGACCGGGACGCGACCGTCACGCTGTTCGAGCGCGCGGACCGAGTGGGCGGGCGCTCGGCCACGCGCCGGACCGACGGGTACACGTACGACACCGGCGCGAACTACCTGAAGGACGGCGACGACCGCGTGACCGATCTGGTCACCGGCCCGCTCTCGTCGGGACTCGTCGAGGTCGAGGGCCCGGTCTGGACGTTCGACGCGGACGGCGCGGTGTCGCCCGGCCGCGACGAGGACGAGCGCAAGTGGACCTACGAGGGCGGTATCGCGACGCTCGCGACTCGTCTCCGGGACGCCGCCGACGCCGCCGTCGAGACGGGGACGCCGGTGGAACGGCTCCGGCGGGCCAGCGACGAGTGGGTCGTCGAGACGGCGATGCGCGGCGCTCCCGGGGTGAGCGACGACGGTTCAGCGGCGTTCGACGACGTCGTGCTGACGCCGCCAGCGCCCGAAACGGCCGCCCTGCTCGCCGACGCCGAGTGGGACCATCCCGACCGCGAGCGGATCCGCGAGGCCGCCGCGGCGGTGCCGTACCGCTCCATCCTCTCGGTCGCGCTCCATTACCCCGCCCCGGTCGAGCGCCCGTACTACGCGCTGGTAAACACCGATCGCGAGCACGCGGTCGGGTGGCTCGCCCGCGAGGAGTGCAAGCCCGGACACGTCCCCGACGGCGAGTCCCTCCTGATCGCCCAGATGGCGCCCGACTGGTCCGCCGACCGGTTCGGCGATGACGACGACGCGATCGCCGCCGACGCGGCGCGGCACGCGGCCGCGCTCCTCGACGAGGACCGGCTACGGTCCCCGGACTGGACGGACGTCGCGCGGTGGCGGCGCGCGCTCCCGGACGCGGGCGTCGCCGCGGACGCCGTCGCGGCCGCGCGGGACCACGACCTCTACCTCGCGGGCGACTGGGTCGCGGGCGAGGCCCGCCTGCACGCGGCGCTGTCGAGCGGGCTGAAAACGGGAGAACGCGTCGTCGATTAACCTCGGCGGCGGAGCGCGACGAGCGCCCCGGCCAGCGCGACCACGGCCGCGCCGGCGGTGAACCCGGGGAGGCCGCCGCCGTCGCTCTCGTCAGACTCGGTGTCGTTCGTCGCCGCGGTCGTCGCCGGCGTCTCGTCGCCGCCCTCCTCCACGCCGCGGACGGCCACCGGGTCGGAGGCGAGGTCGTCCGTCTCCGCGGTGATCTCGAACTCGCCGGCCTCGGTGATGGGGACGTTCAGCACGCCGTTGGCGTCGGTCTGCCCGACCTCCTCGCCGTCGCGCAGGACGGTCGCGCCCTCGACGGTCTGGTTGTACTCGTCGGTCACCTCGACGCGAACCGTCTCGCCGACGACGACGCGCTCCTGACCCGCGTCGACCGAGAGCGTCGGCGTCCGCGTCACGTTGTACGTGACCGCGACCGCGTCCTGCTCGTCGATAGAGAGTTCGCGCTCGATGCTCTCGTAATCGGGGTGGTCGACGACGACGGTGTACTCCGTGTTGACGCCGAGGCGGGTCGCCGCCTCGCCGTTCCGCCCGTCGGTCCGGGCCGCCGCGACCTCTTCGCCGTCGTTGCGCACCGAGATCCGGGCGTCGCCGACCGGCCGCGGGTCGTCGAAGAACGCGTCCTGCACGACGAAGTCGACGTTCGCCCGGGCGCTCTCGATCGTGACCGACTTGACGGTCGTACCGTCCGCCTCGAACTCGATCGTCCGCTCCAGGTACCCCTCGCGCTCGACCGTCGCGGTGTACTCGCCGGCCTCGACGGCGACGCTCTCGTAGGTCCCCTCGGCGTTCGTCCGGCCGCGGTCCACGGTGCGGGCGTCGCCCTCTTTCTTCAGCGAGACCCGCGTGCCCTCGACCGCGCCGGTGTCGTCGCTCACGTCGACGACGGCGGTCGCCCGGGGGTACACGGTCACGTCGACCGTCTCGCTCTCGGTCATCTCGCCGACTCGGACGGGGAAGTTCCGAACGTAGTCGTCGTGGGTCACGCGCACGGTGGGGGACGCGTTCCGCGGCACGTCCACCAGAGCGCGACCGTTCGAGAAGGTCGTGGTCCGGTTCTCGCCCGCGTCGTAGGTGACGTTCACTCGCGCGTTCCCGACGGGGTCGCCCTCGTCGTCCGTGACCGCTATCTCCAGCGTCACGAGGTCGGCCGTCGCGTCGGCGGTCGACGCGGGGGCCGCCGGTCCCGCGGCGCCGGCGACCGGGGTCGCGGCGCCGACGGCGCTCGCGACGAGCAGCGCGACGACGGCTACAGTTCTATTCATATTCGCGGTGTTATTTGCTGTTTACTTAAACCTCTCCCATAGCTCGGCGATCCGCGCCGCGGGGACGGCCGTCTCCCCGCTCGCCAAGACGGGCCGCCTTCACAACGCTCTTGTCGGCGTCTCGCCATTGCTCCCCCATGACTGCGACCCGCACGGTCGAGCTCGAGGGCCACATCATCGACTCCGGGATGA containing:
- a CDS encoding universal stress protein, which gives rise to MYDDVLMPTDGSEGTVTALEHAREIAGNHDATLHVVHVVDRRVYLAAGKDEQDEVLDGLQSDGEDAIDTVVDRLGGDGLDVVTELREGVPHRELLDYAEEHDIDLIAIGTHGRSSRDQIVNMGSVTEKVVDNSERPVLVVHIEES
- a CDS encoding NAD(P)/FAD-dependent oxidoreductase, which encodes MQSIAIVGAGVAGLGAAYALRDRDATVTLFERADRVGGRSATRRTDGYTYDTGANYLKDGDDRVTDLVTGPLSSGLVEVEGPVWTFDADGAVSPGRDEDERKWTYEGGIATLATRLRDAADAAVETGTPVERLRRASDEWVVETAMRGAPGVSDDGSAAFDDVVLTPPAPETAALLADAEWDHPDRERIREAAAAVPYRSILSVALHYPAPVERPYYALVNTDREHAVGWLAREECKPGHVPDGESLLIAQMAPDWSADRFGDDDDAIAADAARHAAALLDEDRLRSPDWTDVARWRRALPDAGVAADAVAAARDHDLYLAGDWVAGEARLHAALSSGLKTGERVVD
- a CDS encoding carboxypeptidase regulatory-like domain-containing protein, encoding MNRTVAVVALLVASAVGAATPVAGAAGPAAPASTADATADLVTLEIAVTDDEGDPVGNARVNVTYDAGENRTTTFSNGRALVDVPRNASPTVRVTHDDYVRNFPVRVGEMTESETVDVTVYPRATAVVDVSDDTGAVEGTRVSLKKEGDARTVDRGRTNAEGTYESVAVEAGEYTATVEREGYLERTIEFEADGTTVKSVTIESARANVDFVVQDAFFDDPRPVGDARISVRNDGEEVAAARTDGRNGEAATRLGVNTEYTVVVDHPDYESIERELSIDEQDAVAVTYNVTRTPTLSVDAGQERVVVGETVRVEVTDEYNQTVEGATVLRDGEEVGQTDANGVLNVPITEAGEFEITAETDDLASDPVAVRGVEEGGDETPATTAATNDTESDESDGGGLPGFTAGAAVVALAGALVALRRRG